One Dermatophagoides farinae isolate YC_2012a chromosome 1, ASM2471394v1, whole genome shotgun sequence genomic region harbors:
- the LOC124492063 gene encoding gamma-soluble NSF attachment protein, whose amino-acid sequence MCQHSIYDHHIKNLFVFLWTKMANIKEANDCYSRAEKALKTGLMKWTPDYEIAANEYSNAAKIFRQVRIPEKAIEANLKAANCYEKSRSYFSAAKCYEQAGAISKEMKEWDKMIGYYEKCCMYYREHGVPDTAALTFNKIAGVLETIKPEKSAEWYGRCYDITMNEDRYLQAAEYANKAVRMYLKLKNYDEAIRLSDKAFEAYITGGEERSAGRQTVTTVIIQLARDDSVAAQKAYMANKTYIHQDERYTLDQLFQGFDQFDNTTINQALKSPFLSSMDNEIVKIVRDLLLKYQPKTDTGDQYNPSNANNDDDYDDEAGAVL is encoded by the exons atgtgtcaacattcgatttatgatcatcatattaagaatttatttgtttttctctggACAAAAATGGCTAATATTAAAGAAGCAAATGATTGTTATTCAAGAGCGGAAAAAGC TCTCAAAACTGGCCTGATGAAATGGACACCAGATTATGAAATAGCAGCCAATGAATATAGCAATGCtg CAAAAATATTTCGTCAAGTTCGAATACCAGAAAAAGCCATTGAAGCGAATTTAAAAGCGGCTAATTGTTATGAAAAATCACGATCATATTTTTCTGCTGCCAAATGCTATGAACAAGCTGGAGCCATTTCAAAAGAGATGAAAGAATGGGATAAGATGATTGGAtattatgaaaaatgttGTATGTATTATCGTGAACATGGTGTACCAGATACGGCTGCATTGACTTTTAACAAAATTGCTGG TGTTCTTGAAACGataaaaccagaaaaatcaGCTGAATGGTATGGACGTTGTTATGATAttacaatgaatgaagatcGTTATCTTCAGGCTGCCGAATATGCTAACAAAGCTGTACGAATgtatttaaaattgaaaaattatgatgaagcCATTAGATTATCGGATAAAGCATTCGAAGCATATATAACTGGCGGAGAAGAACGTTCAGCTGGACGTCAAACGGTTACTACGGTTATTATACAATTAGCACGTGATGATAGTGTTGCAGCACAAAAAGCATATATGGCAAATAAGACATACATTCATCAAGATGAACGTTATACATTGGATCAATTATTTCAAggatttgatcaatttgataatacaacaatcaatcaggCATTAAAATCACCATTTTTAAGCAGTATGGACAATGAAATTGTTAAGATTGTACGAGATTTACTTTTGAAATATCAACCAAAAACTGATACAGGTGATCAATACAATCCATCGAAtgctaataatgatgatgattatgatgatgaagctgGTGCCGTactataa
- the LOC124491883 gene encoding serine/threonine-protein kinase plk-1 produces MDKKLLANLKYIESNDSSYEIIDYLGKGSYAIVVRARNIKNDQIVAIKIGIIKDRDDDQNKRIELLAKKEAKILFQLRSHRNIVEIFDYFQSNDNHSYLILELCVNKSLNSLLRNQQWNLTNEMIKTFLHDIITGCQYLHSKRIVHRDLKPDNILMNENFVAKIGDFGLATELSSVDKLLYTFCGTPKYQAPEMITRIGYNFSIDIWAIGCIAYRLYYGNAPFNGSNANEIYRCVLNKNVKYSRISCYDFSINNEEINFIRSMLIKDSKKRITIDQLLKKRLKIRKKESLLINC; encoded by the exons atggataaaaaattattggccaaccttaaatatattgaatccAATGATTCAAGTTATGAAATAATCGATTACCTTGGTAAAGGATCATATGCAATTGTTGTTCGTGCACGtaatattaaaaatgatcaaattgttgCCATTAAAATCGGTATAATCAAagatcgtgatgatgatcaaaacaaacgaattgaattgttggcaaaaaaagaagctaaaattcttttccaaTTACGATCACATCGtaatattgttgaaatttttgattattttcaatcgaatgataatcatagcTATCTTATTCTGGAGCTATGTGTTAACAAA TCTTTAAATAGTTTATTACGAAATCAACAATGGAATTTaacgaatgaaatgataaaaacatttCTACATGATATTATTACTGGCTGTCAGTATTTACATTCAAAACGAATCGTTCATCGTGATCTTAAACCGGATAATATtcttatgaatgaaaattttgtagCAAAAATTGGTGATTTTGGTTTAGCCACCGAATTGTCGTCTGTGGATAAACTTTTGTATACATTTTGTGGTACACCTAAATATCAAGCACCAGAAATGATTACAAGAATTGGttataatttttccattgatatATGGGCAATTGGTTGTATTGCATATCGATTATATTATGGTAATGCACCATTTAATGGATCCAATGCAAATGAAATCTATCGTTGtgtattgaataaaaatgttaaatATTCTCGTATAAGTTGTTATGATTTCAGTatcaataatgaagaaatcaattttattcgatcaatgttgattaaagattcgaaaaaaagaatcactattgatcaattgttgAAGAAACGATTAAagattcgaaaaaaagaatcactattgatcaattgttgA